One genomic segment of Nocardioides cavernaquae includes these proteins:
- the mqo gene encoding malate dehydrogenase (quinone), with translation MSATLATLISEVEPTWTVQVLERLDRPARESSGPWNNAGTGHSALCELNYTPVDEDGCVNVAKAVEVNEQFQVSRQLWSFLVENGRIPDADAFIHPTPHMSFVWGAENVAYLRERHAILAAHPLFAGMEYSEDPIQIAAWAPLLMAGRTGDEPVAATYSVEGSDVDFGALTKLMLDSAASRGTQVSYHADVRKLQRGPDAFWWATGKKDGAKFTYRARFVFVGAGGRALTLLQKSGIPEIHGFGGFPVSGEFLRTNNPEVVARHQAKVYGKAAVGAPPMSVPHLDTRVVGGEQWLMFGPYAGFSPRYLKHGSLIDMPRAFNLRNLLPMILAGLANIPLTLYLASQLIARPKKKFKDLLDFYPDAHTRDWKKITAGQRVQVIRPEGVLQFGTELISHADGSIAGLLGASPGASTAAHVMLEVLERCFPAKWEEWQPRLREIIPTHGTALSDDPTRARAVQEHTAQVLGLRVPEVTQSPSTVIDTPSEVALAQE, from the coding sequence ATGAGCGCCACGCTCGCGACCCTCATCTCCGAGGTCGAACCGACCTGGACGGTGCAGGTGCTCGAGCGCCTCGATCGCCCCGCGCGCGAGAGCTCGGGGCCGTGGAACAACGCTGGCACGGGCCACTCGGCGCTCTGCGAGCTCAACTACACGCCGGTGGACGAGGACGGCTGCGTCAACGTCGCGAAGGCAGTCGAGGTCAACGAGCAGTTCCAGGTCTCGCGGCAGCTGTGGTCCTTCCTCGTGGAGAACGGCCGGATCCCCGATGCCGACGCATTCATCCACCCGACTCCCCACATGAGCTTCGTCTGGGGCGCGGAGAACGTCGCCTACCTCCGCGAGCGCCACGCGATCCTGGCCGCCCACCCGCTGTTCGCGGGCATGGAGTACTCCGAGGACCCGATCCAGATCGCCGCGTGGGCACCGCTCCTGATGGCCGGCCGCACCGGCGACGAGCCGGTCGCCGCGACGTACTCGGTCGAGGGCAGTGACGTCGACTTCGGCGCCCTGACCAAGCTCATGCTCGACTCGGCGGCCAGCCGCGGCACCCAGGTCAGCTACCACGCCGACGTCCGGAAGCTGCAGCGCGGCCCGGATGCCTTCTGGTGGGCGACAGGCAAGAAGGACGGAGCGAAGTTCACCTACCGGGCGCGCTTCGTGTTCGTGGGTGCGGGAGGTCGCGCCCTCACGCTTCTGCAGAAGTCCGGCATCCCCGAGATCCACGGCTTCGGCGGCTTCCCGGTCAGCGGCGAGTTCCTGCGGACCAACAACCCCGAAGTGGTCGCGCGCCACCAGGCCAAGGTCTACGGCAAGGCTGCGGTCGGGGCTCCCCCGATGTCGGTGCCGCACCTGGACACCCGCGTCGTCGGCGGCGAGCAGTGGCTCATGTTCGGACCGTACGCCGGGTTCAGCCCGCGCTATCTGAAGCACGGGTCGCTGATCGACATGCCGCGGGCGTTCAACCTGCGCAACCTGCTGCCGATGATCCTGGCCGGGCTGGCGAACATCCCGCTGACGCTCTACCTCGCCAGCCAGCTGATCGCGCGCCCGAAGAAGAAGTTCAAGGACCTCCTCGACTTCTACCCCGACGCGCACACCCGGGACTGGAAGAAGATCACCGCCGGCCAGCGCGTCCAGGTGATCCGGCCCGAAGGCGTCCTGCAGTTCGGCACGGAGCTGATCAGCCACGCCGACGGCTCGATCGCGGGGCTGCTCGGCGCGTCCCCCGGTGCCTCCACCGCCGCTCACGTCATGCTCGAGGTCCTCGAGCGCTGCTTCCCCGCGAAGTGGGAGGAGTGGCAGCCCAGGCTGCGGGAGATCATCCCGACGCACGGCACGGCGCTGAGCGATGACCCCACTCGTGCGCGTGCCGTCCAGGAGCACACCGCGCAGGTGCTCGGCCTCCGCGTGCCCGAGGTCACCCAGTCCCCGAGCACGGTGATCGATACGCCCAGCGAGGTCGCTCTCGCGCAGGAGTGA
- a CDS encoding amidohydrolase yields MTSFLLRGARLVDVDGTRRSAEPVDVRVADGMVAAVGAHLPATGVPEVAADGRWLSPGLWDQHVHLGQWSLTSARLDLAPVRSAEQAVALVQERLAEWPDLPVIGWGHRPSGWPQQPVVSMLDALDTDQPVILIAGDGHHAWLNSRALMALHLPSREGVVAEAEWFSAYGRLSSVLGDDGTGPDAYRRAMEQAAQLGVVGLTDFEFSGGHTEWAERWAAGADLLRIRMATYADGLDAVIAAGLRTSDRLPGCDDRARMGPLKIISDGSLNTATAWCCEPYAGPSPYGFPHGQPNQSPEELRDLLRRGTAHGLQVAVHAIGDRAVGEALDAFAETGARGSIEHAQLVRRDDVRRMAELGVTASVQPAHLLDDRDVTERLWPGQAGRSFALRWMLDDGVHLAMGSDAPVSPLDPWLAMAAAVHRSADDREAWHPEQAITPREALAASTDGWGTVAVGHPADLILLDADPLASEEEPATAASRRRGVNVAVTWVAGNAVHDSSGCASL; encoded by the coding sequence ATGACGAGTTTCCTGCTGCGCGGTGCCCGGTTGGTCGACGTCGACGGCACCCGGCGCAGTGCGGAACCGGTCGACGTACGTGTCGCTGACGGCATGGTCGCGGCTGTCGGTGCGCACCTGCCCGCCACCGGCGTGCCCGAGGTCGCTGCCGACGGGCGCTGGCTCTCCCCCGGCCTCTGGGACCAACACGTCCACCTCGGCCAGTGGAGCCTGACCAGCGCGCGGCTCGACCTCGCCCCGGTCCGCTCGGCCGAGCAGGCAGTGGCCCTGGTCCAGGAGCGGCTCGCCGAGTGGCCGGACCTGCCCGTGATCGGCTGGGGCCACCGCCCCAGCGGCTGGCCCCAGCAGCCGGTGGTCTCGATGCTCGACGCGCTCGACACCGACCAGCCGGTGATCCTGATCGCCGGCGACGGCCACCACGCCTGGCTCAACTCACGCGCGTTGATGGCGCTGCACCTGCCCTCGCGCGAGGGGGTGGTGGCCGAGGCCGAGTGGTTCAGCGCCTATGGCCGGCTCAGCTCGGTGCTCGGCGACGACGGCACCGGGCCAGACGCCTACCGACGCGCCATGGAGCAGGCCGCACAGCTCGGCGTAGTCGGTCTGACCGACTTCGAGTTCAGCGGCGGTCACACGGAGTGGGCCGAGCGCTGGGCGGCGGGGGCCGACCTGTTGCGGATCCGGATGGCGACGTACGCCGACGGGCTCGACGCCGTGATCGCTGCCGGGTTGCGCACCAGCGACCGGCTGCCCGGCTGCGACGACCGGGCCCGGATGGGTCCGCTGAAGATCATCAGCGACGGTTCGCTGAACACCGCGACGGCCTGGTGCTGCGAGCCGTACGCCGGACCGTCGCCGTACGGCTTCCCGCACGGGCAACCCAACCAGTCGCCCGAGGAGCTGCGCGACCTGCTGCGCCGCGGCACAGCCCACGGGCTGCAGGTCGCGGTCCACGCCATCGGCGATCGCGCGGTCGGCGAGGCACTCGACGCGTTCGCGGAGACCGGCGCCCGGGGTTCGATCGAGCACGCCCAACTGGTCCGCCGTGACGACGTACGACGCATGGCGGAGCTCGGCGTGACCGCCAGCGTCCAGCCCGCCCACCTGCTCGACGACCGCGACGTGACCGAGCGGCTGTGGCCCGGCCAGGCCGGGCGCAGCTTCGCGCTGCGCTGGATGCTCGACGACGGGGTGCACCTCGCGATGGGGTCGGACGCGCCGGTCTCACCGCTCGACCCCTGGCTCGCGATGGCCGCCGCCGTCCACCGCTCGGCAGACGACCGGGAGGCCTGGCACCCGGAGCAGGCCATCACCCCTCGCGAAGCACTCGCCGCGTCCACGGACGGCTGGGGCACCGTCGCCGTCGGCCACCCCGCCGACCTGATCCTGCTCGACGCAGATCCGCTGGCCTCCGAGGAGGAGCCGGCCACCGCGGCATCACGGAGGCGCGGCGTGAACGTTGCGGTCACCTGGGTCGCCGGCAACGCGGTCCACGACTCCTCGGGTTGCGCCTCTCTGTAG
- a CDS encoding glutamine synthetase III, translating into MTANPTRLGAIREIEANEAPTAFFNGTDESPEIFGENVFSLPVMAKRLPKSVYKSVAATIEKGDKLDPAIADVVAAAMKDWAMEKGVTHYAHVFYPLTGLTAEKHDSFMEPVGDGTAIWEFQGKILVQGEPDASSFPNGGIRATFEARGYTGWDVQSPAYILENPNGSTLCIPTIFVSMTGEALDYKTPLLRSQKAMSEQATRVLAAFGHKDIDNVVSYCGPEQEYFLVDTSFVNSRPDLLIAGRTLFGAKPAKGQEFDDHYFGAIPERVLAFMHDTERALFKLGVPAKTRHNEVAPGQFEIAPVFQKANLAADHQQLLMTTFKSIAKRHGFAALFHEKPFAGVNGSGKHVNFSFGNGNQGNFLNPGDNPHDNAQFLVFCAAVIRAVHLYGGLLRVSIASAGNDHRLGANEAPPAIISIFLGDQLQDVFEQIAKGGATSSKQKGALSVGVDSLPVLTQDAGDRNRTSPMAFTGNRFEFRAVGSAQTVAAPLVIINTIMAEALDYIATELEAAVASGTEFNAAVQQVLAKVIEQHGAAVFNGNGYSTEWHEEAVTRGLKKLDTTVDSLPEYQTPEAKELFSKYGVFNEAELEARYEVALEQYLMAVNVEANLTEEIAKTTILPSAVRYQTELADNVASLEAAGIEADKSDLLALSELVATLRTGIKGLQAAVAGQHDTEGIEEAAYVKDTVLPAMLVVREAADALESVVADDLWDLPTYQEMLFIR; encoded by the coding sequence ATGACTGCGAACCCCACCCGTCTGGGTGCGATCCGTGAGATCGAGGCCAACGAGGCCCCGACCGCTTTCTTCAACGGCACCGACGAGTCGCCCGAGATCTTCGGCGAGAACGTCTTCTCGCTTCCGGTGATGGCCAAGCGCCTCCCGAAGTCGGTCTACAAGTCGGTCGCCGCGACCATCGAGAAGGGCGACAAGCTCGACCCGGCCATCGCCGACGTCGTTGCCGCCGCGATGAAGGACTGGGCGATGGAGAAGGGCGTCACGCACTACGCGCACGTCTTCTACCCGCTCACCGGCCTGACCGCCGAGAAGCACGACTCCTTCATGGAGCCGGTCGGCGACGGCACCGCGATCTGGGAGTTCCAGGGCAAGATCCTCGTCCAGGGCGAGCCCGACGCGTCGTCGTTCCCCAACGGCGGCATCCGCGCCACGTTCGAGGCCCGCGGTTACACCGGTTGGGACGTCCAGTCGCCGGCGTACATCCTCGAGAACCCCAACGGCTCGACGCTGTGCATCCCGACCATCTTCGTGTCGATGACCGGCGAGGCCCTTGACTACAAGACCCCGCTCCTGCGTTCGCAGAAGGCGATGTCGGAGCAGGCCACGCGCGTCCTGGCTGCCTTCGGCCACAAGGACATCGACAACGTCGTCTCCTACTGCGGTCCCGAGCAGGAGTACTTCCTGGTCGACACCTCCTTCGTCAACTCCCGCCCCGACCTGCTCATTGCCGGTCGCACCCTCTTCGGCGCCAAGCCGGCGAAGGGCCAGGAGTTCGACGACCACTACTTCGGTGCCATCCCGGAGCGCGTCCTCGCGTTCATGCACGACACCGAGCGCGCGCTGTTCAAGCTGGGCGTCCCGGCGAAGACCCGCCACAACGAGGTGGCCCCCGGCCAGTTCGAGATCGCCCCGGTCTTCCAGAAGGCCAACCTGGCCGCCGACCACCAGCAGCTGCTCATGACGACCTTCAAGTCGATCGCGAAGCGCCACGGTTTCGCGGCGCTCTTCCACGAGAAGCCGTTCGCGGGCGTCAACGGCTCGGGCAAGCACGTCAACTTCTCCTTCGGCAACGGCAACCAGGGCAACTTCCTGAACCCGGGTGACAACCCGCACGACAACGCGCAGTTCCTCGTGTTCTGCGCCGCCGTGATCCGCGCCGTCCACCTCTACGGCGGCCTGCTGCGCGTGTCGATCGCCTCGGCCGGCAACGACCACCGCCTGGGCGCCAACGAGGCCCCGCCGGCGATCATCTCGATCTTCCTCGGCGACCAGCTGCAGGACGTCTTCGAGCAGATCGCGAAGGGTGGTGCGACCTCCTCGAAGCAGAAGGGCGCCCTCTCGGTCGGTGTCGACAGCCTCCCCGTCCTGACCCAGGACGCCGGCGACCGCAACCGCACCTCGCCGATGGCCTTCACCGGCAACCGCTTCGAGTTCCGCGCCGTCGGCTCGGCCCAGACCGTTGCCGCGCCGCTCGTCATCATCAACACGATCATGGCCGAGGCGCTCGACTACATCGCGACCGAGCTCGAGGCTGCAGTCGCGTCCGGCACCGAGTTCAACGCTGCCGTCCAGCAGGTCCTCGCCAAGGTCATCGAGCAGCACGGCGCCGCGGTCTTCAACGGCAACGGCTACTCCACCGAGTGGCACGAGGAGGCCGTCACCCGCGGCCTGAAGAAGCTCGACACCACCGTCGACTCCCTCCCGGAGTACCAGACGCCGGAGGCCAAGGAGCTGTTCTCGAAGTACGGCGTCTTCAACGAGGCCGAGCTCGAGGCCCGCTACGAGGTTGCCCTCGAGCAGTACCTCATGGCCGTCAACGTCGAGGCCAACCTGACCGAGGAGATCGCCAAGACGACGATCCTGCCGTCGGCAGTCCGCTACCAGACCGAGCTCGCCGACAACGTCGCCTCCCTCGAGGCGGCTGGCATCGAGGCCGACAAGTCCGACCTGCTCGCCTTGTCCGAGCTCGTCGCGACGCTCCGTACCGGCATCAAGGGCCTCCAGGCTGCGGTCGCCGGTCAGCACGACACCGAGGGCATCGAGGAGGCGGCGTACGTCAAGGACACCGTCCTCCCGGCGATGCTCGTGGTCCGTGAAGCCGCGGACGCCCTCGAGTCCGTCGTCGCCGACGACCTCTGGGACCTCCCGACCTACCAGGAGATGCTCTTCATCCGATGA
- the glnA gene encoding type I glutamate--ammonia ligase, with protein sequence MFTTQDELLKYIKDEGVEIVDVRFVDLPGIEQHFTVPVSSFDESVFENGLSFDGSSIRGFQAINESDMSLFPDVSTAYIDPFRIAKTLVLSFFIHDPITGEAYSRDPRNIARKAQAYLASTGIADTAYFAPEAEFYIFDSVRYATGPNEGFYHIDSIEGWWNSGQDNADNKGYKTRFKGGYFPVAPYDHFTDLRDVMTKNLEASGLLVERAHHEVGTAGQAEINYRFDTLLKAADDVMKFKYIIKNTAWEAGKSVTFMPKPLFGDNGSGMHVHQSLWTNGEPLFYDETGYAGLSEMARHYIGGILKHAPAVLAFTNPTVNSYHRLVPGFEAPISLVYSSRNRSASVRIPITGTNPKAKRVETRFPDPSANPYLAFSALMLAGLDGIKNKIEPAEPIDKDIYELPPDEMAEIAQVPTSLNAVLEALEADSDFLTEGGVFTPDLIETWVDYKRANEIAPVALRPHPHEFELYYDI encoded by the coding sequence ATGTTCACCACTCAGGATGAGCTCCTGAAGTACATCAAGGACGAGGGCGTCGAGATCGTCGACGTGCGCTTCGTCGACCTGCCGGGCATCGAGCAGCACTTCACCGTGCCCGTGTCCTCGTTCGACGAGTCGGTCTTCGAAAACGGGCTGAGCTTCGACGGCTCCTCGATCCGCGGCTTCCAGGCGATCAACGAGTCGGACATGTCGCTGTTCCCCGACGTGAGCACGGCCTACATTGACCCGTTCCGCATCGCCAAGACGCTGGTGCTGAGCTTCTTCATCCACGACCCGATCACGGGCGAGGCCTACTCGCGCGACCCGCGCAACATCGCGCGCAAGGCGCAGGCCTACCTGGCCTCCACCGGCATCGCGGACACGGCGTACTTCGCGCCGGAGGCGGAGTTCTACATCTTCGACTCGGTCCGCTACGCGACCGGCCCGAACGAGGGCTTCTACCACATCGACTCCATCGAGGGCTGGTGGAACAGCGGCCAGGACAATGCCGACAACAAGGGCTACAAGACCCGCTTCAAGGGCGGCTACTTCCCCGTCGCGCCCTACGACCACTTCACCGATCTGCGTGACGTGATGACCAAGAACCTCGAGGCCTCAGGCCTGCTCGTCGAGCGCGCGCACCACGAGGTCGGCACCGCGGGCCAGGCGGAGATCAACTACCGCTTCGACACGCTGCTCAAGGCCGCGGACGACGTGATGAAGTTCAAGTACATCATCAAGAACACCGCCTGGGAGGCCGGCAAGTCGGTCACGTTCATGCCCAAGCCGCTCTTCGGCGACAACGGCTCCGGCATGCACGTCCACCAGTCCCTGTGGACCAACGGCGAGCCGCTCTTCTACGACGAGACCGGCTACGCAGGGCTGTCCGAGATGGCGCGCCACTACATCGGCGGCATCCTCAAGCACGCCCCCGCCGTATTGGCCTTCACCAACCCGACGGTGAACTCCTACCACCGCCTGGTGCCTGGCTTCGAGGCGCCGATCTCGCTGGTCTACTCCTCGCGCAACCGCTCGGCGTCGGTCCGGATCCCGATCACCGGCACGAACCCCAAGGCCAAGCGCGTCGAGACCCGTTTCCCCGACCCGTCGGCGAACCCGTACCTCGCGTTCTCGGCGCTGATGCTCGCCGGTCTCGACGGCATCAAGAACAAGATCGAGCCGGCCGAGCCGATCGACAAGGACATCTACGAGCTCCCGCCGGACGAGATGGCCGAGATCGCGCAGGTGCCCACCTCGCTCAACGCGGTGCTTGAAGCGCTCGAGGCCGACAGCGACTTCCTCACCGAGGGCGGCGTCTTCACGCCCGACCTCATCGAGACCTGGGTCGACTACAAGCGGGCCAACGAGATTGCTCCGGTCGCCCTGCGTCCGCACCCGCACGAGTTCGAGCTCTATTACGACATCTGA
- a CDS encoding PDR/VanB family oxidoreductase produces MTPPPIRRTSIGSGRGSVFDLQVQTRREVAEGVVELTLADPTGAPLPPWTAGAHIDLVLGPSLTRQYSLCGSSADESSWKVGVLRDPQSRGGSAYVHERLAEGATVRVRGPRNHFPLVASPRYLFIAGGIGITPILAMIEAAEARGAEWSLLYAGRSRASMAFLDRFEADERVTLAPRDEGDRFDLTSLLATPQADTLVYYCGPGVFLDAVEEACAGWSDGSVHIERFAAKEVVASEDALDSFEVVCSRSGVTVTVPEGTSIFDAVEAAGVDVLGSCMEGICGTCEADVVEGTPDHRDSILSKAERERGDTIMLCVSRSLSQKLVLDV; encoded by the coding sequence ATGACCCCGCCACCGATCAGAAGGACGTCGATCGGCTCGGGCAGGGGCTCGGTCTTCGACCTGCAGGTCCAGACGCGTCGTGAGGTGGCTGAGGGGGTCGTCGAGCTCACCCTCGCCGACCCGACCGGCGCACCGCTTCCACCCTGGACCGCCGGCGCCCACATCGACCTCGTCCTCGGCCCGTCGCTGACGCGGCAGTACTCCCTGTGCGGCAGCTCCGCCGACGAGTCGTCCTGGAAGGTCGGGGTCCTGCGCGACCCGCAGAGCCGCGGCGGGTCGGCGTACGTCCACGAGAGACTGGCGGAGGGTGCGACCGTCCGCGTGCGCGGGCCGCGCAACCACTTCCCGCTCGTCGCCTCGCCGCGCTACCTCTTCATCGCCGGCGGCATCGGGATCACGCCGATCCTCGCGATGATCGAGGCGGCCGAGGCGCGCGGCGCCGAGTGGAGCCTGCTGTACGCCGGCCGCTCCCGCGCGTCGATGGCCTTCCTGGACCGGTTCGAGGCGGATGAGCGCGTGACGCTGGCGCCGCGTGACGAGGGTGATCGTTTCGACCTCACCTCGCTCCTGGCCACTCCGCAGGCGGACACGCTGGTCTACTACTGTGGACCGGGCGTCTTCCTCGACGCGGTCGAGGAGGCGTGTGCGGGCTGGTCAGACGGCAGCGTGCACATCGAGAGGTTCGCCGCGAAGGAGGTCGTCGCGTCGGAGGATGCGCTCGACTCGTTCGAGGTGGTCTGCTCGCGCTCGGGCGTGACCGTGACAGTGCCCGAGGGCACGTCGATCTTCGACGCGGTCGAGGCGGCCGGTGTCGACGTACTCGGGTCGTGCATGGAAGGAATCTGCGGCACCTGCGAGGCCGACGTGGTCGAGGGCACGCCCGACCACCGTGACTCGATCCTCTCCAAGGCAGAGCGCGAGCGTGGCGACACGATCATGCTCTGCGTCTCCCGTTCCCTCTCGCAGAAGCTGGTGCTGGACGTATGA
- a CDS encoding SDR family oxidoreductase gives MPKVLITGASRGIGRATSLRLAAAGWDVLAGVRQEADGDALVAASSRITPVLLDITDAEQVVRLADEVTELDALVNNAGVAMLGPMEGIPVAMLRAQMEVNFFGHMAVTQALLPRLRESRGRIVFTSSLSGRIATPLTGPYNASKFALEGAADALRMELKPWGIGVSLVEPAQIATDLWANAEADFDAYIAAMPLAAQELYAVHAAGFRKSIPLSQKLAAPVDKVAQSIEKALAARRPRARYVVGAFPKAQATLTGASPTPVVDLILRKMTGVPPRL, from the coding sequence ATGCCCAAGGTCCTCATCACCGGTGCCTCGCGCGGCATCGGCCGCGCCACATCCCTTCGACTCGCAGCGGCGGGTTGGGACGTGCTTGCTGGCGTGCGCCAGGAGGCCGACGGTGACGCGCTGGTGGCCGCGTCCTCGCGGATCACGCCGGTCCTCCTCGACATCACCGATGCCGAGCAGGTGGTGCGCCTGGCGGATGAGGTGACCGAGCTCGATGCCCTGGTCAACAACGCCGGTGTGGCCATGCTCGGGCCGATGGAGGGCATCCCCGTCGCGATGCTCCGGGCTCAGATGGAGGTGAACTTCTTCGGGCACATGGCGGTCACCCAGGCCCTGCTCCCGCGCCTGCGCGAATCGCGCGGCCGGATCGTCTTCACCTCGTCCCTGAGCGGTCGCATCGCCACCCCGCTCACTGGTCCGTACAACGCGTCGAAGTTCGCCCTCGAGGGTGCGGCCGACGCCCTCCGGATGGAGCTGAAGCCGTGGGGGATCGGGGTCTCGCTCGTCGAGCCGGCCCAGATCGCGACTGACCTGTGGGCCAACGCCGAGGCAGACTTCGACGCCTACATCGCGGCGATGCCACTGGCGGCGCAGGAGCTGTACGCCGTGCACGCAGCCGGCTTTCGCAAGTCGATCCCGCTGTCCCAGAAGCTGGCCGCACCCGTCGACAAGGTGGCCCAGTCGATCGAGAAGGCACTGGCCGCGCGGCGCCCCCGTGCTCGCTACGTGGTTGGCGCGTTCCCGAAGGCACAGGCGACGCTGACGGGTGCCTCGCCGACTCCGGTCGTGGATCTGATCCTCCGCAAGATGACGGGCGTTCCTCCGAGGCTCTGA
- a CDS encoding aromatic ring-hydroxylating dioxygenase subunit alpha, protein MNYPRDCWYVAATSDEVDDGFLARRILDTSVVLLRLADGSVAALEDRCAHRPYPLSAGHREGDLVVCGYHGCTYDATGRCVRIPSQETPPSGAQVRDFPVVEGGPFVWVWTGTPGGERLRPPPSTPWLDGEGWSSVGERRDVAASLMLLHEHYLDLTNVFEMHPELVPPGIESLPPLEEVEVSEVSVSYTRELPKAPLAPWEAQISGLDSVESFGRKETGAFVTPGLHKQTYTISGSAGPDLELVRTHGFTPVSSGATHVFLQISWRGASVSPDAGALLAAVFHEMANRDFAVLETVQRCLDEDTTPRRYVNVKADRAAVRARRILTSMVEEERGSQHP, encoded by the coding sequence ATGAACTACCCCCGCGACTGCTGGTACGTCGCCGCCACTTCCGACGAGGTCGACGACGGCTTCCTCGCTCGACGCATCCTCGACACGTCTGTGGTGCTCTTGCGCCTCGCCGACGGCTCGGTCGCCGCGCTGGAGGACCGCTGCGCGCACCGGCCCTACCCGCTGTCGGCCGGCCACCGCGAGGGCGACCTGGTCGTGTGCGGCTACCACGGCTGCACGTACGACGCGACCGGCCGCTGCGTGCGGATCCCCTCGCAGGAAACCCCGCCCTCGGGAGCTCAGGTGCGCGACTTCCCGGTCGTCGAGGGCGGTCCCTTCGTCTGGGTCTGGACCGGTACGCCGGGTGGCGAGCGGCTGCGGCCGCCCCCGTCGACGCCGTGGCTCGACGGTGAGGGCTGGAGCAGCGTGGGGGAGCGGCGCGACGTGGCTGCCAGCCTGATGCTGCTGCACGAGCACTACCTCGACCTCACCAACGTCTTCGAGATGCACCCGGAGCTGGTGCCCCCGGGGATTGAGTCGCTGCCGCCTCTGGAAGAGGTGGAGGTCTCCGAGGTCTCGGTGTCCTACACGCGCGAGCTGCCCAAGGCACCGCTGGCGCCGTGGGAGGCCCAGATCTCCGGGCTCGACAGCGTCGAGTCGTTCGGCCGCAAGGAGACGGGTGCCTTCGTGACCCCCGGCCTGCACAAGCAGACCTACACGATCAGCGGCTCTGCCGGCCCCGACCTGGAGCTCGTGCGGACCCACGGCTTCACGCCCGTGTCGTCGGGGGCGACCCACGTCTTCCTGCAGATCTCCTGGCGTGGAGCGTCCGTCTCGCCCGATGCGGGTGCGTTGCTGGCCGCCGTCTTCCACGAGATGGCGAACCGCGACTTCGCGGTGCTCGAGACCGTGCAGCGTTGCCTCGACGAGGACACCACCCCGCGGCGCTACGTCAACGTGAAGGCGGACCGTGCCGCCGTACGTGCGCGGCGTATCCTGACCTCGATGGTGGAAGAGGAGCGGGGCTCGCAGCACCCGTAG
- a CDS encoding ferredoxin--NADP reductase translates to MPHQNVDIPLTVIARRPETPDHLTLVFQRPPRFEFEAGDWIDLEIPGQELAGGRTYSLSSSPGEPDLAITFKVGQSGFKRALQDLSPGDQLRMTAYGNDYDFSLRQHRSSVLIAAGVGVAPFRSMIAEMAETASGESAHLIYLNRTDEFLFKSELDGWSEQLSGVRINYVVTAGMKSKERRRILADSVDDAVHYYYIAGPPAMIEATEAVLMDAGADHHDIRIDSFDGY, encoded by the coding sequence ATGCCGCACCAGAACGTCGACATCCCGCTCACCGTCATCGCGCGACGTCCAGAGACGCCGGACCACCTGACACTCGTGTTCCAGCGACCGCCACGCTTCGAGTTCGAGGCTGGAGACTGGATCGACCTGGAGATCCCTGGCCAGGAGCTCGCGGGTGGGCGCACCTACTCGCTGTCCTCCTCCCCCGGCGAGCCGGATCTCGCGATCACGTTCAAGGTCGGGCAGAGCGGGTTCAAGCGCGCTCTCCAGGACCTGTCTCCCGGCGACCAGCTCCGGATGACGGCGTACGGCAATGACTACGACTTCTCGCTGCGCCAGCACCGGTCGAGCGTGCTGATCGCGGCGGGCGTGGGGGTCGCGCCGTTCCGCAGCATGATCGCCGAGATGGCCGAGACCGCCAGCGGTGAGTCGGCGCACCTGATCTACCTCAACCGCACCGACGAGTTCTTGTTCAAGAGCGAGCTCGACGGCTGGAGCGAACAGCTTTCCGGGGTGCGGATCAACTACGTCGTGACGGCCGGCATGAAGAGCAAGGAACGCCGCCGGATCCTCGCCGACAGCGTCGACGACGCCGTGCACTACTACTACATCGCCGGGCCGCCGGCGATGATCGAGGCGACCGAGGCCGTCCTCATGGACGCGGGCGCGGACCACCACGACATCCGCATCGACTCATTCGACGGCTACTGA